One window of the Melanotaenia boesemani isolate fMelBoe1 chromosome 14, fMelBoe1.pri, whole genome shotgun sequence genome contains the following:
- the si:dkeyp-117h8.4 gene encoding uncharacterized protein si:dkeyp-117h8.4 isoform X3 produces the protein MLLLPTLISFIFFPTAQDISGDSQLDITYKDGRGDETCGSTNQFAEDANKAYLSLFDTSLRSFSEGECQPEDQDEVLQMSLSSNGSSLVELYPSMVSRLERAWHQQHVSVAADSVLRRYRRWRQQSKRRDLNNTFDVTLKHTDGNPKRLTSKERTNSRIKRKLVMTETTPHSALQTVTSLHDGQQSHMEKDLLRRELSPEIRVIDFSNEPMYQTTHEPKESLLNETFTVCELSPSNSSQQGEHVSICTAEASVGPFFRLKRFPDSSHSSQRATYSTYDTETAAVKERADIYNSPVRQSPSKLRLMASISRSPHLFSRSPQKDHCSQEPMRPRVLSSSLSSYPEKPVVQLKLLQVQDSIQPSQPQLHSPHSARAADGQQRRRRNLSFDSFLSSNPASYSPKKVDEDFLKLYHKFACQNKSPFFNGPPCRLCAKNSTVTSRSHSSSSLAALALSPHRSVLRKRYRELEWDRHSQSKRFRQENCTSSPGSKRHRREMLMQRLSLPELTLPNRGLSYSPGKQHQEAWMSRHRPASDAHFFLGGSLEKRGASGYFPR, from the exons ATGCTGCTCTTGCCAACAttgatttctttcattttctttcccaCAGCACAGGACATTTCAGGAGACTCTCAG TTGGACATCACTTATAAAGATGGAAGAGGAGATGAGACTTGTGGCTCCACCAACCAGTTTGCAGAGGATGCTAACA AGGCATATTTGAGTTTATTTGATACAAGTTTGAGAAGCTTTTCTGAAGGTGAATGCCAGCCAGAAGACCAAGATGAGGTCTTGCAAATGTCACTGAGCAGTAATGGCAGCTCCTTGGTGGAGCTTTACCCCAGCATGGTCAGTCGACTAGAAAGAGCCTGGCATCAGCAGCATGTTTCTGTGGCCGCTGACTCTGTGCTGAGGAGGTATCGCAGATGGCGACAGCAGTCAAAACGAAGGGATCTCAACAACACCTTTGATGTCACACTGAAGCACACTGATGGGAACCCAAAAAGGCTGACTAGCAAGGAGAGGACCAACAGTCGAATAAAAAGGAAGCTTGTGATGACTGAAACAACCCCTCATTCTGCATTGCAGACAGTGACCTCCCTGCATGATGGGCAGCAGTCTCATATGGAGAAAGACTTGTTGAGAAGAGAGCTGTCCCCTGAAATCCGTGTGATTGACTTCTCTAATGAACCCATGTACCAAACGACCCATGAACCAAAAGAGAGCTTGCTGAATGAGACATTCACTGTGTGTGAGCTGTCCCCATCTAATTCTTCCCAGCAGGGAGAACATGTCTCAATTTGCACTGCTGAGGCATCAGTGGGTCCATTCTTTAGGCTTAAAAGATTTCCTGATTCTTCCCACTCCTCACAGCGTGCTACCTACTCCACATATGACACAGAAACTGCTGCTGTTAAAGAGAGAGCTGACATATATAACTCCCCAGTCAGGCAGAGTCCTTCCAAATTGAGACTAATGGCGAGCATAAGTAGATCGCCTCATTTGTTTTCCAGAAGCCCCCAAAAGGACCACTGTTCCCAAGAGCCAATGAGGCCTAGAGTGTTGTCCTCGTCTCTGTCCTCCTATCCAGAGAAGCCTGTAGTGCAGCTGAAGCTGCTTCAGGTTCAAGACTCCATTCAGCCCTCACAGCCACAACTCCATTCTCCTCACTCAGCCAGGGCAGCAGACGGTCAGCAGAGGCGTAGGCGGAACCTCTCCTTTGACTCCTTCCTGTCATCAAACCCTGCCTCTTACTCGCCAAAGAAAGTTGATGAGGATTTCCTAAAACTTTATCACAAGTTTGCATGCCAGAACAAGTCGCCTTTCTTTAATGGCCCACCCTGCCGTCTCTGTGCAAAAAACTCAACTGTGACCAGCAGGAGCCACTCGTCCTCGTCCCTGGCGGCTCTCGCCCTGTCACCCCACCGCTCCGTTCTGAGGAAACGCTACAGGGAGCTGGAATGGGACAGGCATTCCCAATCCAAACGCTTCAGGCAGGAAAACTGCACATCCTCCCCAGGGTCCAAACGCCACAGGAGAGAGATGCTGATGCAGCGTCTTTCTCTTCCTGAACTGACGCTGCCTAACAGAGGCCTCTCTTACAGCCCTGGTAAACAGCATCAGGAAGCTTGGATGAGTCGGCACCGGCCTGCATCTGATGCTCATTTTTTTCTGG GCGGTTCACTTGAGAAAAGAGGGGCCAGCGGCTACTTCCCCAGATGA
- the si:dkeyp-117h8.4 gene encoding uncharacterized protein si:dkeyp-117h8.4 isoform X1 translates to MDQFVNKTIDENGFIFKRSLDKIIDKYSKLQHEGGGIEVDLNNTHLDALEHYMNLSVKELSSLQSTVCVATITSSRSLSYLSEESLSAQDISGDSQLDITYKDGRGDETCGSTNQFAEDANKAYLSLFDTSLRSFSEGECQPEDQDEVLQMSLSSNGSSLVELYPSMVSRLERAWHQQHVSVAADSVLRRYRRWRQQSKRRDLNNTFDVTLKHTDGNPKRLTSKERTNSRIKRKLVMTETTPHSALQTVTSLHDGQQSHMEKDLLRRELSPEIRVIDFSNEPMYQTTHEPKESLLNETFTVCELSPSNSSQQGEHVSICTAEASVGPFFRLKRFPDSSHSSQRATYSTYDTETAAVKERADIYNSPVRQSPSKLRLMASISRSPHLFSRSPQKDHCSQEPMRPRVLSSSLSSYPEKPVVQLKLLQVQDSIQPSQPQLHSPHSARAADGQQRRRRNLSFDSFLSSNPASYSPKKVDEDFLKLYHKFACQNKSPFFNGPPCRLCAKNSTVTSRSHSSSSLAALALSPHRSVLRKRYRELEWDRHSQSKRFRQENCTSSPGSKRHRREMLMQRLSLPELTLPNRGLSYSPGKQHQEAWMSRHRPASDAHFFLGGSLEKRGASGYFPR, encoded by the exons TATTCAAAACTTCAGCACGAGGGCGGGGGGATAGAAGTGGACCTAAACAATACACACCTTGATG CACTTGAACACTACATGAACCTGTCTGTAAAAGAACTGAGCTCACTACAGTCAACGGTTTGTGTTGCTACCATCACATCTTCTAGG AGCTTATCATATTTGAGTGAGGAGTCATTAAGCG CACAGGACATTTCAGGAGACTCTCAG TTGGACATCACTTATAAAGATGGAAGAGGAGATGAGACTTGTGGCTCCACCAACCAGTTTGCAGAGGATGCTAACA AGGCATATTTGAGTTTATTTGATACAAGTTTGAGAAGCTTTTCTGAAGGTGAATGCCAGCCAGAAGACCAAGATGAGGTCTTGCAAATGTCACTGAGCAGTAATGGCAGCTCCTTGGTGGAGCTTTACCCCAGCATGGTCAGTCGACTAGAAAGAGCCTGGCATCAGCAGCATGTTTCTGTGGCCGCTGACTCTGTGCTGAGGAGGTATCGCAGATGGCGACAGCAGTCAAAACGAAGGGATCTCAACAACACCTTTGATGTCACACTGAAGCACACTGATGGGAACCCAAAAAGGCTGACTAGCAAGGAGAGGACCAACAGTCGAATAAAAAGGAAGCTTGTGATGACTGAAACAACCCCTCATTCTGCATTGCAGACAGTGACCTCCCTGCATGATGGGCAGCAGTCTCATATGGAGAAAGACTTGTTGAGAAGAGAGCTGTCCCCTGAAATCCGTGTGATTGACTTCTCTAATGAACCCATGTACCAAACGACCCATGAACCAAAAGAGAGCTTGCTGAATGAGACATTCACTGTGTGTGAGCTGTCCCCATCTAATTCTTCCCAGCAGGGAGAACATGTCTCAATTTGCACTGCTGAGGCATCAGTGGGTCCATTCTTTAGGCTTAAAAGATTTCCTGATTCTTCCCACTCCTCACAGCGTGCTACCTACTCCACATATGACACAGAAACTGCTGCTGTTAAAGAGAGAGCTGACATATATAACTCCCCAGTCAGGCAGAGTCCTTCCAAATTGAGACTAATGGCGAGCATAAGTAGATCGCCTCATTTGTTTTCCAGAAGCCCCCAAAAGGACCACTGTTCCCAAGAGCCAATGAGGCCTAGAGTGTTGTCCTCGTCTCTGTCCTCCTATCCAGAGAAGCCTGTAGTGCAGCTGAAGCTGCTTCAGGTTCAAGACTCCATTCAGCCCTCACAGCCACAACTCCATTCTCCTCACTCAGCCAGGGCAGCAGACGGTCAGCAGAGGCGTAGGCGGAACCTCTCCTTTGACTCCTTCCTGTCATCAAACCCTGCCTCTTACTCGCCAAAGAAAGTTGATGAGGATTTCCTAAAACTTTATCACAAGTTTGCATGCCAGAACAAGTCGCCTTTCTTTAATGGCCCACCCTGCCGTCTCTGTGCAAAAAACTCAACTGTGACCAGCAGGAGCCACTCGTCCTCGTCCCTGGCGGCTCTCGCCCTGTCACCCCACCGCTCCGTTCTGAGGAAACGCTACAGGGAGCTGGAATGGGACAGGCATTCCCAATCCAAACGCTTCAGGCAGGAAAACTGCACATCCTCCCCAGGGTCCAAACGCCACAGGAGAGAGATGCTGATGCAGCGTCTTTCTCTTCCTGAACTGACGCTGCCTAACAGAGGCCTCTCTTACAGCCCTGGTAAACAGCATCAGGAAGCTTGGATGAGTCGGCACCGGCCTGCATCTGATGCTCATTTTTTTCTGG GCGGTTCACTTGAGAAAAGAGGGGCCAGCGGCTACTTCCCCAGATGA
- the si:dkeyp-117h8.4 gene encoding uncharacterized protein si:dkeyp-117h8.4 isoform X2, translated as MDQFVNKTIDENGFIFKRSLDKIIDKYSKLQHEGGGIEVDLNNTHLDALEHYMNLSVKELSSLQSTSLSYLSEESLSAQDISGDSQLDITYKDGRGDETCGSTNQFAEDANKAYLSLFDTSLRSFSEGECQPEDQDEVLQMSLSSNGSSLVELYPSMVSRLERAWHQQHVSVAADSVLRRYRRWRQQSKRRDLNNTFDVTLKHTDGNPKRLTSKERTNSRIKRKLVMTETTPHSALQTVTSLHDGQQSHMEKDLLRRELSPEIRVIDFSNEPMYQTTHEPKESLLNETFTVCELSPSNSSQQGEHVSICTAEASVGPFFRLKRFPDSSHSSQRATYSTYDTETAAVKERADIYNSPVRQSPSKLRLMASISRSPHLFSRSPQKDHCSQEPMRPRVLSSSLSSYPEKPVVQLKLLQVQDSIQPSQPQLHSPHSARAADGQQRRRRNLSFDSFLSSNPASYSPKKVDEDFLKLYHKFACQNKSPFFNGPPCRLCAKNSTVTSRSHSSSSLAALALSPHRSVLRKRYRELEWDRHSQSKRFRQENCTSSPGSKRHRREMLMQRLSLPELTLPNRGLSYSPGKQHQEAWMSRHRPASDAHFFLGGSLEKRGASGYFPR; from the exons TATTCAAAACTTCAGCACGAGGGCGGGGGGATAGAAGTGGACCTAAACAATACACACCTTGATG CACTTGAACACTACATGAACCTGTCTGTAAAAGAACTGAGCTCACTACAGTCAACG AGCTTATCATATTTGAGTGAGGAGTCATTAAGCG CACAGGACATTTCAGGAGACTCTCAG TTGGACATCACTTATAAAGATGGAAGAGGAGATGAGACTTGTGGCTCCACCAACCAGTTTGCAGAGGATGCTAACA AGGCATATTTGAGTTTATTTGATACAAGTTTGAGAAGCTTTTCTGAAGGTGAATGCCAGCCAGAAGACCAAGATGAGGTCTTGCAAATGTCACTGAGCAGTAATGGCAGCTCCTTGGTGGAGCTTTACCCCAGCATGGTCAGTCGACTAGAAAGAGCCTGGCATCAGCAGCATGTTTCTGTGGCCGCTGACTCTGTGCTGAGGAGGTATCGCAGATGGCGACAGCAGTCAAAACGAAGGGATCTCAACAACACCTTTGATGTCACACTGAAGCACACTGATGGGAACCCAAAAAGGCTGACTAGCAAGGAGAGGACCAACAGTCGAATAAAAAGGAAGCTTGTGATGACTGAAACAACCCCTCATTCTGCATTGCAGACAGTGACCTCCCTGCATGATGGGCAGCAGTCTCATATGGAGAAAGACTTGTTGAGAAGAGAGCTGTCCCCTGAAATCCGTGTGATTGACTTCTCTAATGAACCCATGTACCAAACGACCCATGAACCAAAAGAGAGCTTGCTGAATGAGACATTCACTGTGTGTGAGCTGTCCCCATCTAATTCTTCCCAGCAGGGAGAACATGTCTCAATTTGCACTGCTGAGGCATCAGTGGGTCCATTCTTTAGGCTTAAAAGATTTCCTGATTCTTCCCACTCCTCACAGCGTGCTACCTACTCCACATATGACACAGAAACTGCTGCTGTTAAAGAGAGAGCTGACATATATAACTCCCCAGTCAGGCAGAGTCCTTCCAAATTGAGACTAATGGCGAGCATAAGTAGATCGCCTCATTTGTTTTCCAGAAGCCCCCAAAAGGACCACTGTTCCCAAGAGCCAATGAGGCCTAGAGTGTTGTCCTCGTCTCTGTCCTCCTATCCAGAGAAGCCTGTAGTGCAGCTGAAGCTGCTTCAGGTTCAAGACTCCATTCAGCCCTCACAGCCACAACTCCATTCTCCTCACTCAGCCAGGGCAGCAGACGGTCAGCAGAGGCGTAGGCGGAACCTCTCCTTTGACTCCTTCCTGTCATCAAACCCTGCCTCTTACTCGCCAAAGAAAGTTGATGAGGATTTCCTAAAACTTTATCACAAGTTTGCATGCCAGAACAAGTCGCCTTTCTTTAATGGCCCACCCTGCCGTCTCTGTGCAAAAAACTCAACTGTGACCAGCAGGAGCCACTCGTCCTCGTCCCTGGCGGCTCTCGCCCTGTCACCCCACCGCTCCGTTCTGAGGAAACGCTACAGGGAGCTGGAATGGGACAGGCATTCCCAATCCAAACGCTTCAGGCAGGAAAACTGCACATCCTCCCCAGGGTCCAAACGCCACAGGAGAGAGATGCTGATGCAGCGTCTTTCTCTTCCTGAACTGACGCTGCCTAACAGAGGCCTCTCTTACAGCCCTGGTAAACAGCATCAGGAAGCTTGGATGAGTCGGCACCGGCCTGCATCTGATGCTCATTTTTTTCTGG GCGGTTCACTTGAGAAAAGAGGGGCCAGCGGCTACTTCCCCAGATGA